The following DNA comes from Musa acuminata AAA Group cultivar baxijiao chromosome BXJ1-4, Cavendish_Baxijiao_AAA, whole genome shotgun sequence.
GATGACGGAAGGGAAGAGCGAGGCGACTAGCATGCCGTGGACGACGCGGCCTCCGTCGAAGCCGGCGACGGTGCGGGCGAACGCGTCGTCGAAGTGGACGGGGTTGCGGTCGCCGCTCACCTCGGAGTACCGGACCACATCCGACTCAGAGAACCGCCTCGATTCCCGGAGCACGTCGCCGACGCGGAGCAGACGCGCCGTTCCTTccgcggaggaggagaagggagagcAGAAAGAGGCGAGacgaggaggagaggagaggatccGGACCAAGCGGACGAGTTGCATCGCCGTGGGTAAACTCAAAGCCTCGAGAGAATATGACAATTGACGGCGATGATGGAGGCTCTAAAAATGATCACGATGATCACTCATTGAAGTGCTATTAGGAGAAGAGCATAGGGAATCTAAAAAgaatttactaaaaaatataaataaatcaattatttttaatttaactaataataataattttttatataactcAACgagtaaaataatttttaatttaactaataatatatattttttgttaaacCGAGTATCAAATCCTCATAAATCAATATACTCTTGTAATGATTT
Coding sequences within:
- the LOC103980634 gene encoding 3-hydroxyacyl-[acyl-carrier-protein] dehydratase, mitochondrial, which translates into the protein MQLVRLVRILSSPPRLASFCSPFSSSAEGTARLLRVGDVLRESRRFSESDVVRYSEVSGDRNPVHFDDAFARTVAGFDGGRVVHGMLVASLFPSVIASHFPGAAYVSQTLTFKLPVYVGDEVLAEVQATYLRQYKNKYMVKFTTKCFTNEDTLVVAGEATTIIPTLTLSK